In Streptomyces chartreusis, the following proteins share a genomic window:
- a CDS encoding single-stranded DNA-binding protein has translation MNETIVCAVGNVATQPVYRELATGPSARFRLAVTSRYLDRGKNEWTDGHTNFFTVWANRQLATNTAASLNVGDPVVVQGRLKVRSDVREGQSWTSADIDALAIGHDLSRGTSAFRRGSRPDAAVAAGPPQPEPDWETPAPGDAESQQGVEPAVVT, from the coding sequence ATGAACGAGACGATCGTCTGCGCGGTGGGGAACGTGGCGACGCAGCCGGTGTACCGGGAGCTGGCGACGGGACCGTCCGCCCGCTTCCGGCTGGCGGTGACCTCGCGCTACCTGGACCGCGGGAAGAACGAGTGGACCGACGGCCACACCAACTTCTTCACGGTGTGGGCCAATCGCCAGCTCGCCACGAACACCGCCGCCTCGCTGAACGTCGGCGATCCGGTGGTGGTGCAGGGCAGGCTGAAGGTGCGCTCGGACGTGCGCGAGGGGCAGAGCTGGACCTCGGCGGACATCGACGCGCTGGCGATCGGCCACGATCTGTCGCGCGGCACCTCGGCCTTCCGACGCGGGTCGAGGCCGGATGCGGCGGTCGCCGCGGGACCGCCGCAACCCGAGCCGGACTGGGAGACGCCTGCCCCGGGCGACGCCGAATCCCAACAGGGCGTGGAACCAGCGGTGGTGACGTGA
- a CDS encoding Cys-Gln thioester bond-forming surface protein, which translates to MFAAFSALSARGRGAARLAAATLVSGLAAVTVLAGTAAAAPAADTAAPSQGGATATIGGLKTYGGAVVHTDSGDQEISAGLFEMSVDGGGMLQTYCVDIHNPTQRDAKYHETPWSGTSLGANDDAGRIRWILQNSYPQVNDLAALAAKAGFKGGLTEQDAAAGTQVAIWRYSDGVEVDAVDPQAEKLADYLEKSARGVAEPEASLTLEPPAVSGHAGERLGPVTVRTDADGVTLTPPADAATSGVRIVDKDGKVVTTAVNGAQVFFDVPEDAADGQAELTVQASTTVPVGRAFAAESRSQTQILAGSSESTVSATASATWAETGAIPALSAAENCDKGGVDITAANEGDAPFTFELLGIEYSIAAGESRTVTVPLQEDQAYDFTIEGPGGFEKRFTGVLDCMTQAGEADAAGTVTQTLDEPSPATVGSASDDTNLAATGGSSMTPLIAGVAIGFVVLGGAALVIVRKREASAQD; encoded by the coding sequence GTGTTTGCTGCGTTCTCAGCGCTGTCGGCGCGCGGGCGAGGGGCGGCGCGTCTGGCCGCCGCGACCCTGGTGTCCGGGCTCGCCGCCGTCACGGTGCTGGCCGGCACCGCCGCGGCCGCGCCCGCTGCCGACACGGCGGCGCCGAGCCAGGGCGGGGCGACCGCCACCATAGGCGGCCTGAAGACGTACGGCGGCGCGGTCGTCCACACCGACTCCGGCGACCAGGAGATCTCGGCCGGTCTGTTCGAGATGTCCGTCGACGGCGGCGGCATGCTCCAGACGTACTGCGTCGACATCCACAACCCCACCCAGCGCGACGCCAAGTACCACGAGACACCGTGGAGCGGCACCTCGCTGGGCGCCAACGATGACGCCGGCAGGATCCGCTGGATCCTGCAGAACTCCTACCCGCAGGTGAACGACCTCGCGGCACTCGCCGCCAAGGCCGGCTTCAAGGGCGGCCTCACCGAGCAGGACGCGGCGGCCGGCACGCAGGTGGCCATCTGGCGTTATTCGGACGGGGTCGAGGTCGACGCCGTCGACCCGCAGGCCGAGAAGCTCGCGGACTACCTGGAGAAGAGCGCGCGCGGCGTCGCCGAGCCCGAGGCGTCGCTGACGCTGGAGCCGCCCGCGGTCTCCGGGCACGCCGGTGAGCGGCTCGGTCCGGTGACGGTGCGCACCGACGCGGACGGCGTGACGCTGACCCCGCCCGCCGACGCCGCCACCAGCGGGGTGCGGATCGTCGACAAGGACGGCAAGGTCGTCACCACCGCCGTGAACGGCGCCCAGGTGTTCTTCGACGTCCCCGAGGACGCAGCGGACGGCCAGGCGGAACTGACCGTGCAGGCCTCGACGACCGTCCCGGTGGGGCGTGCCTTCGCCGCCGAGAGCCGCAGCCAGACCCAGATCCTGGCCGGCTCCAGCGAGTCGACCGTCTCGGCGACGGCGAGCGCGACGTGGGCGGAGACCGGCGCGATACCGGCCCTGTCCGCGGCGGAGAACTGCGACAAGGGCGGCGTCGACATCACCGCCGCCAACGAGGGCGACGCACCGTTCACCTTCGAGCTGCTCGGCATCGAGTACAGCATCGCCGCGGGCGAGTCCCGCACGGTGACGGTCCCGCTCCAGGAGGACCAGGCGTACGACTTCACCATCGAGGGGCCGGGCGGCTTCGAGAAGCGGTTCACCGGCGTGCTGGACTGCATGACGCAGGCGGGCGAGGCCGACGCGGCCGGCACCGTCACCCAGACCCTCGACGAGCCCAGCCCCGCGACGGTCGGCTCGGCGTCCGACGACACCAACCTCGCCGCGACCGGCGGCTCCTCCATGACCCCCCTGATCGCGGGCGTCGCGATCGGGTTCGTCGTGCTCGGCGGTGCGGCACTGGTCATCGTGCGCAAGAGGGAGGCCTCGGCCCAGGACTGA
- the ettA gene encoding energy-dependent translational throttle protein EttA: MAEYIYTMRKTRKAIGDKVILDDVSLNFLPGAKIGVVGPNGAGKSTILKIMAGLEQPSNGDAFLSPGYTVGILMQEPKLNEEKTVLENVQEGVSEVKGKLDRFNEIAELMATDYSDALLEEMGKLQEDLDHSNAWDLDAQLEQAMDALGCPPGDWPVVNLSGGEKRRVALCKLLLEAPDLLLLDEPTNHLDAESVNWLEQHLAKYEGTIVAVTHDRYFLDNVAGWICEVDRGRLHGYEGNYSKYLETKQTRLKVEGQKDAKRAKRLKEELEWVRSNAKGRQAKSKARLARYEEMAAEADKMRKLDFEEIQIPPGPRLGSIVVEVSNLTKGFGDKVLIDDLSFTLPRNGIVGVIGPNGAGKTTLFKMIQGLETPDSGAIKVGETVKISYVDQSRENIDPKKTLWAVVSDELDYINVGQVEMPSRAYVSAFGFKGPDQQKPAGVLSGGERNRLNLALTLKQGGNLLLLDEPTNDLDVETLSSLENALLEFPGAAVVVSHDRWFLDRVATHILAYEGDSKWFWFEGNFESYEKNKIERLGPDAARPHRATYKKLTRG; encoded by the coding sequence TTGGCTGAGTACATCTACACCATGCGCAAGACGCGCAAGGCAATCGGCGACAAGGTCATCCTTGACGACGTCTCGCTGAACTTCCTGCCCGGCGCGAAGATCGGTGTGGTCGGCCCGAACGGAGCCGGTAAGTCGACCATTCTGAAGATCATGGCGGGGCTGGAGCAGCCGTCGAACGGTGACGCCTTCCTGTCGCCCGGATACACCGTCGGCATCCTGATGCAGGAGCCCAAGCTCAACGAGGAGAAGACCGTCCTGGAGAACGTCCAGGAGGGCGTCTCCGAGGTCAAGGGCAAGCTCGACCGGTTCAACGAGATCGCCGAGCTGATGGCCACCGACTACTCCGACGCGCTGCTCGAGGAGATGGGCAAGCTCCAGGAGGACCTCGACCACTCCAACGCCTGGGACCTCGACGCCCAGCTCGAGCAGGCCATGGACGCGCTCGGCTGCCCGCCCGGCGACTGGCCCGTCGTCAACCTCTCCGGCGGTGAGAAGCGCCGCGTCGCGCTGTGCAAGCTGCTGCTGGAGGCCCCCGACCTGCTGCTCCTCGACGAGCCCACCAACCACCTCGACGCCGAGTCGGTGAACTGGCTGGAGCAGCACCTCGCCAAGTACGAGGGCACCATCGTGGCCGTGACCCACGACCGGTACTTCCTCGACAACGTCGCCGGCTGGATCTGCGAGGTCGACCGCGGCCGCCTGCACGGCTACGAGGGCAACTACTCCAAGTACCTCGAGACCAAGCAGACCCGTCTCAAGGTCGAGGGGCAGAAGGACGCCAAGCGCGCCAAGCGCCTCAAGGAAGAGCTGGAGTGGGTGCGGTCCAACGCCAAGGGGCGTCAGGCCAAGTCCAAGGCCCGTCTCGCCCGCTACGAGGAGATGGCGGCCGAGGCCGACAAGATGCGGAAGCTGGACTTCGAGGAGATCCAGATCCCGCCGGGCCCGCGGCTCGGCAGCATCGTCGTCGAGGTCTCCAACCTCACCAAGGGCTTCGGCGACAAGGTCCTCATCGACGACCTCAGCTTCACGCTCCCGCGCAACGGCATCGTGGGCGTCATCGGCCCCAACGGCGCCGGCAAGACCACCCTCTTCAAAATGATCCAGGGTCTGGAGACCCCGGACTCCGGCGCCATCAAGGTCGGCGAGACCGTCAAGATCTCATACGTCGACCAGAGCCGCGAGAACATCGACCCGAAGAAGACGCTGTGGGCCGTCGTCAGCGACGAGCTCGACTACATCAACGTCGGTCAGGTCGAGATGCCCTCGCGGGCCTACGTCTCCGCCTTCGGCTTCAAGGGCCCCGACCAGCAGAAGCCGGCCGGTGTCCTCTCCGGTGGTGAGCGCAACCGCCTCAACCTGGCGCTCACCCTCAAGCAGGGCGGCAACCTGCTGCTCCTCGACGAGCCGACGAACGACCTCGACGTCGAGACCCTCAGCAGCCTGGAGAACGCGCTGCTGGAGTTCCCCGGTGCGGCCGTGGTCGTCTCCCACGACCGGTGGTTCCTCGACCGGGTCGCCACGCACATCCTCGCCTACGAGGGTGACTCCAAGTGGTTCTGGTTCGAGGGCAACTTCGAGTCGTACGAGAAGAACAAGATCGAGCGTCTCGGTCCGGACGCCGCCCGTCCGCACCGTGCCACCTACAAGAAGCTGACCCGGGGCTGA
- a CDS encoding acyl-CoA thioesterase — MRHIYRCPLRWADMDAYGHVNNVVFLRYLEEARIDFLFRPEKDFKQGSVVARHEIDYKRQLVHRHHPVAIELWISEIRAASFTIMYEVKDDDLVYVRASTVVVPFDFQAERPRRITAEEKEFLREYMDDEPGKAGKAGGTEEEEAVAA; from the coding sequence TTGCGCCACATCTACCGCTGCCCGCTGCGCTGGGCGGACATGGACGCGTACGGCCACGTCAACAACGTGGTCTTCCTCCGCTACCTGGAGGAAGCCCGTATCGACTTCCTGTTCCGTCCCGAGAAGGACTTCAAGCAGGGGTCCGTGGTGGCGCGCCACGAGATCGACTACAAGCGGCAGCTCGTCCACCGGCACCACCCGGTGGCCATCGAGCTGTGGATCAGTGAGATCAGGGCCGCGTCCTTCACCATCATGTACGAGGTGAAGGACGACGACCTGGTCTACGTCCGGGCCTCGACGGTGGTCGTGCCGTTCGACTTCCAGGCGGAGCGGCCGCGCCGGATCACCGCGGAGGAGAAGGAGTTCCTCCGCGAGTACATGGACGACGAGCCCGGCAAGGCCGGCAAAGCCGGCGGGACCGAAGAGGAGGAGGCCGTCGCCGCATGA
- a CDS encoding globin: MDDVKEIRRGTLQEQTFYEQVGGEETFRRLVHRFYEGVAEDPLLRPMYPEEDLGPAEERLTFFLIQYWGGPTTYSENRGHPRLRMRHAPFTVDRAAHDAWLKHMRVAVDELGLSEEHERTLWNYLTYAAASMVNTAG, from the coding sequence ATGGACGACGTGAAAGAGATTCGGCGCGGCACGCTTCAGGAGCAGACCTTCTACGAGCAGGTCGGCGGGGAGGAGACCTTCCGCCGCCTCGTCCACCGCTTCTACGAGGGTGTGGCCGAGGACCCGCTGCTGCGGCCCATGTACCCCGAGGAGGACCTGGGTCCGGCCGAGGAGCGCCTGACCTTCTTCCTCATCCAGTACTGGGGCGGCCCGACGACGTACAGCGAGAACCGCGGCCACCCCCGTCTGCGGATGCGCCACGCCCCCTTCACCGTCGACCGTGCGGCGCACGACGCCTGGCTGAAGCACATGCGGGTCGCCGTCGACGAGCTCGGCCTCTCCGAGGAGCACGAGCGGACGCTGTGGAACTACCTGACGTACGCGGCGGCGTCCATGGTGAACACGGCGGGCTGA
- a CDS encoding methyltransferase domain-containing protein, protein MSAHALDRDLEDLATSARAALVREIDASGAWAGDPGWREVFGAVPRHLFVPYYYVGVAGGYERRWGQSPDPAARERWVRGAYADTPLATRLRDGELLSSSSQPSLMAMMLVALQVADGHRVLEIGAGTGYNAALLARRLGDDDLVTTVDLEPEITESARGHLAAAGYRPAVVTGDGARGVPARAPYDRIVATCTLPSIPRAWLAQCRPDARILTPLATGLVTLAVQDAEHAEGRFLHTPAYFVPLRGGSRSEPELPPVAGLPRRAREHELFRFLLTLTRGSLDPQEAYTLWEHEGQPQRERYGITVRGEHEWAWLDDPEGPYAWPLPG, encoded by the coding sequence ATGAGCGCGCACGCTCTCGACAGGGACCTGGAGGACCTCGCCACCTCGGCGAGGGCCGCACTGGTGCGTGAGATCGACGCGAGCGGGGCGTGGGCCGGCGACCCCGGGTGGCGGGAGGTCTTCGGCGCCGTGCCACGGCATCTGTTCGTGCCGTACTACTACGTCGGCGTCGCCGGCGGCTACGAGCGGCGCTGGGGCCAGAGCCCCGATCCCGCCGCCCGCGAGCGCTGGGTGCGCGGTGCCTACGCCGACACCCCGCTGGCCACCAGACTGCGCGACGGCGAGCTGCTCTCCTCCAGCAGCCAGCCGTCCCTGATGGCGATGATGCTGGTCGCGCTTCAGGTGGCGGACGGCCACCGGGTCCTGGAGATCGGCGCGGGCACCGGCTACAACGCCGCCCTGCTCGCCCGGCGGCTCGGCGACGACGACCTCGTCACCACCGTCGACCTGGAACCGGAGATCACCGAGTCGGCGCGAGGGCATCTGGCCGCCGCCGGGTACCGCCCCGCCGTCGTCACCGGCGACGGCGCCCGCGGCGTCCCGGCGCGCGCCCCCTACGACCGCATCGTCGCGACCTGCACCCTGCCGTCGATCCCGCGCGCCTGGCTCGCCCAGTGCCGCCCCGACGCCCGGATCCTGACCCCGCTCGCCACCGGCCTGGTCACCCTCGCCGTCCAGGACGCCGAGCACGCCGAGGGACGCTTTCTGCACACCCCCGCCTACTTCGTGCCACTGCGCGGCGGCAGCCGGAGCGAACCCGAGCTCCCGCCGGTGGCGGGGCTGCCGCGCCGGGCCAGGGAGCACGAACTGTTCCGCTTCCTGCTCACCCTCACCCGCGGCAGCCTCGACCCGCAGGAGGCGTACACGCTGTGGGAGCACGAGGGACAGCCCCAGCGGGAGCGGTACGGCATCACCGTGCGCGGCGAACACGAGTGGGCGTGGCTGGACGACCCCGAGGGTCCCTACGCCTGGCCCCTGCCCGGCTGA
- a CDS encoding FHA domain-containing protein produces the protein MPTCPNGHQSGSDDWCEVCGHRMAGAVPPPPPPPPPPGGGYGFPPPGGPGPGPGVPGPGGPSGGPNMGQQGGPPPMPGAREPELCPQCRTPREGGAPFCEECRWNFLTNTATSYTPAAPRPPAPGGPGLPSHFQQQSGPPPSFGGGDSYEYQGSRPSQVNRPAEPIPPFGADPHAQGGPGGPGQGPGGHGGPGGPGGFGPGPGAPGGPGATNPGAPGGPGFPGQGPGGPGAPGGPGPGGHGAPGGPGGHGMNAPSAFGGDPSRQGPPPPPPGHGGPGGAPQAFQPAGPGPSAPQAPPGFGQDPNRPPQGGPSFGGGDDDWVISPPSSGPGGPGAPGAPPQGGYGYPQPGANQAPPPGPGYQQQPATWLATIGPDREYFMAMMHRSGPEAAGLNLPAYSPEQQRTLTGNQVTIGRRRHSTGDTPDIDLSVPPEDPGVSHQHAVLVQQPDGTWAVVDQNSTNGTTVNGSEEPIQPFVPVPLQDGDRVHVGAWTTITIRRG, from the coding sequence ATGCCGACCTGCCCGAACGGACACCAGTCGGGTTCCGACGACTGGTGCGAGGTCTGCGGTCACCGCATGGCCGGTGCCGTACCTCCGCCCCCTCCTCCCCCGCCCCCGCCCGGCGGCGGCTACGGCTTCCCGCCTCCCGGCGGCCCCGGTCCCGGCCCCGGCGTCCCTGGACCCGGTGGTCCGTCCGGTGGCCCGAACATGGGTCAGCAGGGCGGCCCGCCGCCCATGCCCGGTGCCCGGGAGCCGGAGCTCTGCCCGCAGTGCCGTACGCCCCGTGAGGGCGGTGCGCCGTTCTGCGAGGAGTGCCGGTGGAACTTCCTGACCAACACGGCGACGTCGTACACGCCCGCGGCCCCGCGCCCGCCGGCGCCCGGCGGCCCCGGCCTGCCGTCCCACTTCCAGCAGCAGTCGGGTCCCCCGCCGTCGTTCGGCGGCGGTGACTCGTACGAGTACCAGGGCTCGCGCCCGTCGCAGGTGAACCGGCCGGCGGAACCGATCCCGCCGTTCGGCGCGGACCCGCACGCTCAGGGTGGCCCCGGCGGCCCGGGTCAGGGTCCCGGCGGTCACGGTGGTCCGGGTGGTCCCGGCGGCTTCGGCCCCGGCCCCGGTGCCCCCGGCGGTCCTGGCGCCACCAACCCCGGCGCACCGGGTGGCCCCGGTTTCCCCGGTCAGGGCCCTGGCGGTCCCGGAGCTCCGGGCGGCCCAGGCCCCGGCGGCCACGGCGCACCGGGTGGTCCCGGCGGCCACGGCATGAACGCGCCCTCCGCCTTCGGCGGCGACCCCTCACGGCAGGGCCCGCCTCCGCCCCCGCCCGGCCACGGTGGCCCCGGTGGCGCTCCGCAGGCGTTCCAGCCGGCCGGCCCCGGCCCCTCCGCGCCGCAGGCCCCGCCCGGCTTCGGGCAGGACCCGAACCGTCCGCCGCAGGGCGGCCCGTCCTTCGGCGGCGGTGACGACGACTGGGTGATCTCCCCGCCGTCGTCCGGCCCCGGCGGCCCGGGTGCCCCCGGCGCTCCCCCGCAGGGCGGCTACGGCTATCCGCAGCCCGGCGCGAACCAGGCCCCGCCGCCCGGGCCCGGCTACCAGCAGCAGCCGGCGACCTGGCTGGCGACCATCGGTCCGGACCGTGAGTACTTCATGGCGATGATGCACCGTTCCGGCCCCGAGGCCGCCGGTCTGAACCTGCCCGCGTACTCGCCCGAGCAGCAGCGCACGCTCACCGGCAACCAGGTCACCATCGGCCGCCGCCGCCACTCCACCGGCGACACCCCCGACATCGACCTGTCGGTGCCGCCGGAGGACCCGGGCGTCTCGCACCAGCACGCCGTCCTGGTCCAGCAGCCGGACGGCACCTGGGCGGTCGTCGACCAGAACTCGACGAACGGCACGACGGTGAACGGCTCCGAGGAGCCCATCCAGCCCTTCGTACCGGTACCGCTCCAGGACGGCGACCGGGTGCACGTGGGCGCCTGGACGACGATCACGATCCGGCGCGGCTAG